One genomic window of Panicum hallii strain FIL2 chromosome 6, PHallii_v3.1, whole genome shotgun sequence includes the following:
- the LOC112897380 gene encoding uncharacterized protein LOC112897380 isoform X1 has product MEDLPEEIQLLVLSLLPLKEAARTSILSRSWRKLWTRYPNLCFDDTKDWSTDDDSIKIESAMFIETVNSIIQQHSGIGLNKFSIKGSLWKDHSVGHVFSGIPSISAVKVLNVHANMHINKPVWSSQVHILTTRATCMFMNLRHLAYEITIFTKDPNSYSGILQLAWYLALARHLETLELHMYNVIDGSCWRGEAVSYPVCHLDHLKTVYMSGFRCYRAQVELLCGILEMGAALEHVTIEPIVKEYHFAVPL; this is encoded by the exons ATGGAGGACCTCCCCGAG GAAATTCAACTTCTTGTATTGTCGCTTCTGCCACTCAAAGAGGCTGCCAGGACAAGCATTCTGTCTAGAAGCTGGAGAAAGCTCTGGACACGTTATCCTAATCTTTGCTTTGATGACACCAAAGACTGGTCCACTGATGATGATAGTATCAAAATAGAAAGCGCAATGTTCATTGAGACAGTAAATTCTATTATTCAGCAGCACAGTGGAATAGGGCTCAATAAATTCAGCATCAAAGGCAGCCTTTGGAAGGATCACTCAG TGGGCCATGTATTCAGTGGAATTCCCAGTATTTCGGCAGTGAAGGTGCTCAATGTGCATGCTAATATGCACATCAATAAACCGGTGTGGTCCTCACAG GTGCATATATTGACAACAAGGGCAACATGTATGTTTATGAATTTGAGGCACCTGGCTTATGAAATAACTATTTTCACTAAGGATCCAAATAGCTACAGCGGAATTCTTCAGCTGGCCTGGTATTTGGCTTTGGCACGCCATCTGGAGACACTGGAATTACAT ATGTATAATGTGATTGATGGCAGCTGTTGGCGTGGTGAGGCAGTTTCCTACCCTGTGTGCCACCTCGATCACCTCAAGACGGTCTACATGAGTGGGTTCCGTTGCTACCGGGCTCAGGTCGAGCTGCTGTGTGGCATTTTGGAAATGGGTGCTGCGCTCGAGCATGTGACCATTGAACCGATAGTTAAAGAGTACCATTTTGCCGTGCCTTTGTGA
- the LOC112897380 gene encoding F-box/LRR-repeat protein At1g48400-like isoform X2, which yields MEDLPEEIQLLVLSLLPLKEAARTSILSRSWRKLWTRYPNLCFDDTKDWSTDDDSIKIESAMFIETVNSIIQQHSGIGLNKFSIKGSLWKDHSVGHVFSGIPSISAVKVLNVHANMHINKPVWSSQVHILTTRATCMFMNLRHLAYEITIFTKDPNSYSGILQLAWYLALARHLETLELHLLAW from the exons ATGGAGGACCTCCCCGAG GAAATTCAACTTCTTGTATTGTCGCTTCTGCCACTCAAAGAGGCTGCCAGGACAAGCATTCTGTCTAGAAGCTGGAGAAAGCTCTGGACACGTTATCCTAATCTTTGCTTTGATGACACCAAAGACTGGTCCACTGATGATGATAGTATCAAAATAGAAAGCGCAATGTTCATTGAGACAGTAAATTCTATTATTCAGCAGCACAGTGGAATAGGGCTCAATAAATTCAGCATCAAAGGCAGCCTTTGGAAGGATCACTCAG TGGGCCATGTATTCAGTGGAATTCCCAGTATTTCGGCAGTGAAGGTGCTCAATGTGCATGCTAATATGCACATCAATAAACCGGTGTGGTCCTCACAG GTGCATATATTGACAACAAGGGCAACATGTATGTTTATGAATTTGAGGCACCTGGCTTATGAAATAACTATTTTCACTAAGGATCCAAATAGCTACAGCGGAATTCTTCAGCTGGCCTGGTATTTGGCTTTGGCACGCCATCTGGAGACACTGGAATTACAT CTGTTGGCGTGGTGA
- the LOC112898445 gene encoding LOW QUALITY PROTEIN: F-box/LRR-repeat protein At3g59210-like (The sequence of the model RefSeq protein was modified relative to this genomic sequence to represent the inferred CDS: deleted 1 base in 1 codon), producing the protein MTEIQPLVLSLLSLKEAARTSVVSRNWRKLWTRYPNLCFDGTKDGSSGIDSVKIERAKFIETVNSIIQQHSGIGLNKFSIRCNLQMDSDILNRWICFATASKAKIIDVNLWPKRNYVGPTKQVHHFPLEALGAQDRPFIQCLFLTNVSIKPHLDICGFTTLRSLRLHCIQIIGDLSGLLLNCSSLEDLEVIACLGVTDLNIPHQIHKLRNLLISNMRIQMVEFHVPNLSHFEYKGTAIPIMLHGCSRLQKATLNFHQTWLEEDNNKVLGHVFHGISSVSSVKVLHVHANICTNFPVWSSQVHTLITRPACMFLNLRHLTYEIIIFTRGPNSHSGLLQLSQYLASAPHLETLELDMIYHVSVGRCWRGEGVSYRMRRHDHLKTVYMSGFRCYRAQVELLCGILEMGAVLEQVTIEPMVRLPYSGDLMNLGIPRNEICEWAHLTSERFGKAITVVETPTSAVLHTTFTGFRLSISQGLLCTVVCTLFP; encoded by the exons GAAATTCAACCTCTTGTATTGTCGCTGCTGTCACTAAAAGAGGCTGCAAGGACCAGTGTTGTGTCAAGAAACTGGAGAAAGCTCTGGACACGGTATCCTAATCTATGCTTTGATGGCACCAAAGATGGATCCAGTGGTATTGATAGTGTCAAAATAGAAAGAGCAAAGTTCATTGAGACAGTAAATTCTATTATTCAGCAGCACAGTGGAATAGGGCTCAATAAATTCAGTATCAGGTGCAACCTTCAGATGGATTCAGATATTCTTAACAGGTGGATTTGCTTTGCCACTGCATCAAAGGCTAAGATTATAGATGTGAACCTGTGGCCAAAACGAAATTATGTAGGACCAACCAAGCAAGTTCACCACTTCCCTCTTGAGGCTTTAGGTGCTCAAGATCGCCCTTTTATCCAGTGCTTGTTTCTCACCAATGTTTCTATAAAGCCACACTTGGATATATGTGGCTTTACAACACTCAGAAGCCTTCGTTTGCACTGCATTCAAATTATTGGAGATCTTTCAGGCTTGCTATTAAATTGTTCCAGTCTCGAGGACTTGGAGGTCATTGCGTGCTTG GGGGTGACTGATCTGAATATTCCACACCAAATCCATAAACTTAGAAATTTGCTAATTTCCAATATGCGTATCCAGATGGTTGAGTTTCATGTTCCTAATCTTTCTCATtttgagtacaaaggtactgcAATTCCTATTATGCTTCATGGTTGCTCAAGATTACAGAAGGCAACCCTGAACTTTCACCAGACATGGCTTGAAGAAGACAATAATAAAGTACTGGGCCATGTATTCCATGGAATTTCCAGTGTTTCGTCAGTCAAGGTGCTCCACGTGCATGCTAATATATGCACAAATTTCCCGGTCTGGTCCTCACAG GTGCATACGTTGATAACAAGACCAGCATGCATGTTTCTGAACTTGAGGCATCTGACTTATGAAATAATTATTTTTACAAGAGGTCCAAATAGCCACAGTGGACTTCTTCAGCTGTCTCAGTATTTGGCTTCTGCGCCACATCTAGAGACGCTGGAATTGGAC ATGATCTATCATGTGTCTGTTGGTCGCTGCTGGCGTGGTGAGGGAGTCTCCTACCGTATGCGCCGCCATGATCACCTCAAGACGGTTTACATGAGTGGTTTCCGGTGCTACCGGGCTCAGGTCGAGCTGCTTTGTGGCATCCTGGAAATGGGTGCTGTGCTCGAGCAAGTGACCATTGAACCAATGGTGAGATTACCATATAGCGGTGACCTGATGAATCTAGGCATTCCTCGGAATGAGATTTGTGAATGGGCGCACCTTACCTCAGAGCGGTTTGGTAAAGCGATCACTGTCGTAGAAACGCCCACCAGTGCAGTGCTGCATACCACTTTTACTGGTTTCAGGTTGAGTATAAGCCAAGGATTGCTATGTACTGTTGTGTGTACTTTGTTTCCATGA